The stretch of DNA TACAACAGACGTTGCGGAACTTGTTCAAAATGCCTTGAATAGGGCTGCGTCTGTTGAGAAGGCTGTAAATAGTTTTCGAACCACAGGGATCCTTCTCTTCAATCCCGATGTTTTTTGTAAAGaagaattaatatatatatattaatatatcaaGTAGTTGAACAATATCAAGATAATGTGTCTTCTCTGCCCGATACAATCAAATACCATCGCCAACAGCAGTTTCCCTAGATGAACTACCAGGCCCAGTGGAGTccaaaataaaaaactgagaCGAGAAGCAGCCTCATCATCAGAAGATTCTTTATCTGAATTAGAATTAGAGGATGTTTTAGATATGGATCTGTGCAGCATGCCCTTTACCGGCACTACCAGTCAGTAGTTATACAAAAACTAGAAGCAGGCGAACTCAACAGTCGACCATTTTAATatcatcactagacttcggcaaatatgcatattgcatattttgcatattgtgcatattttatgcaaatatttcatattttggcatatttgtataaaagtttgcataaagtgcataaaagttcaggtttttatactgtatttgaaaatttttaaacataccaatttatttcaattcttgtataaaattttgtagtcattttaatcaagaaatgatctaagtacgtaatctctacaggtacaaaacatttacaatttcatttacgatttgtaaatcatttttgttttgatattcaaagcgtaaacactcgttgtgcgtaacaaaaaggaagattgtgattttataatgcctaaaacaaccagtgcttcaacttggattaaaccttataaagagctgtctatggatatgggaaaaatctactgttcagtctgtggcaaaattgtaagtatctaatattttctattaaatatctaatatttcatacatacagggtgtttccaaatgacacttacaacgtttgactgttgatacttctcgaaaaattgaacaaaacgatatagttaatgaggggtcaaacttatttacttttcgagatacagggtgttaaaattaaaaaaaattaaattcttttagttaataacaacaataactttaaaaccaataaacgtatttacttgaaatttagtactcgtaggttgtttttaaatgaaaaatagcttcctttagtgagaaaaaattgtccatggtacaatacaatggtgtgtatttagaaaaatttttcacctttacttttttttatgaagtcagctattctaaaacacaattatttttattgtaattgaattaacaaaaaaaaaaacttttgttgaattttaaaataagttatatgatgtactaatggttagtaacaaaaactaatttgtggattaatactgcatttaaaacacttagcgagtgttttttttttccaaaccagttatttgattaaccaaaaacaccttgtatatttttatattttaaaggttgggttaaaataaaggtttttatttttatttatggatagcatgtgagaagagattttagatagaccaacatgtgagaactgcttcacacattgcaaaaaaaggaaaaataggaggaaaacatcaaacttcaatggctaaatgtttccaatctacttcaaaaaaattagatgagcaagaaacttttaatgaagacttgtgtcgcgcattagtgtctgcaaacataccgctttcaaaattagcaaatgtaaattttagttcgtttctaaaaaaatattgcaaacttaatgttccaagtgatcggtctctaataagaaataatgtgaacgggctatactcgtcggtgttaattaatattaaggaagaaattgcagataattatttttacatatctgtagacgaaaccactgattcctcaggaaagtatattgctcatttattgattggtgttcttaaagaagataccttaccaaaatctcatcttatttcatgccagcaactggagaaaacaaatgctttaacaatttcgcgttttatacaagaaacattagcaactttttttcttccgacaactattccttctaataaattactgcttattttatcggatgctgctccttatatggtgaaagcaggacaaaatttaaaaatatttttcccagatttaatacatgttacttgtgtagcgcatggattaaacagagttgcagaggaaatacgaaaaaagtttcctcttgtaaataccatgatatccagtgtcaaaaaagtatttcttaaatctcctataagaattcaactttatactatgctacctaacattcctcttccaccacaacctattttaacgcgatggggaacatggttagaagcagctaatttttatacagatcattttgttaaaataaagaacataattgatacgttaacagatgaaagttcccaatctcttttggattctaaacaaacttttcagagtaacttgcttcaacaagaactttcatttataaaatcaaattttagttttgttcaaaaaacaattactcagttagaatcaccaaaactgtcattgttcgaaagtacagcattaataaaagaatttgcgtcatgttgtcggaacgttagaggtaatattggaaaagatatttttaaaaaatttgaagctactatggaaaaaaataaaggttaccatattctttctgaagtagtcagtgttctagctggaaatatttcggaaacaattaatttagaaccaaatgttttggttagtttgaaaaatgctcccgttacatcagttgatgttgaacgaagtttttccatatataaatatatgtactcagacagaagccacaagtttttgttagaaaattttgaacaccacttggtcatttattgttaccataattctaaataagtttattcatacttaaaaatgatgtagttacttaaaataaatgtaaatcttaatgaatagtaggaaatatttagttatgtacacttttttttttaaagaaaattgttactattttacgatttttttatttatttgtatgcatattttgtaaagtatttgcatattttcgggtaaacacatgcatatttatgcgcatattttctacatttttatttgcatatttgccgaagtctaatcatcaccattaaaagaacaattagaaaataaggaacaaaaaaaagcaaaagaagaatGAGATTGAGAAAGTTAAACGAACAATTGGAGCTACtaagataaaaacagaaaaattactcaagaagaagacttatggCGTAAAAGCACACCGAACACCAGAAACCGAACTGTGTACAGTATGTTTGGAGTTTGGATCAAATTAATTATGGTGAAGATGTCGTCCCTGTGGTCTCTGGGTTCAGCAGACTGCATGGAAGCGGATACTGCTACTCTTTATAGTTGCTGAAACTCTAAGTGTGactaaagaaatatgtattttatacttAAACCTAAGTAAACTTTACCATTGAACTTGTCCATTTGTGATCTATATTTCTCATCCTTGATCAATATTACCCAACTCCATTGTCGATATTACCCGATTGATCGATATTAACCGAAtttgtgtatttttaaaatatttgtaattattttataatattttgaagCAGTAATTGGTTAACTGAATGAACCAAATGTCCATATTATAAGTTTCAAATTCGCAAAAGCTATGGCAAACAGTCTATAACAGTTTTGTCTTAAGCTAGTCAATATTCCCACCCATTCCCCTACTACAAAATAAGTTTTTTGAAGGTTTAAAAATAAGCTGTTTGATtcagtttttttttgcaaattgttTATTGCGTCATGTGATTGAATATTACCAACTGAAATAAAACCTGAATAatcaagtttttatattttagaCAAAGCAGATCTGGAAAAATTTGTCTTGCCGGAAATACCAAAATTAACATACATAGGAATAACAGGGTCAAAAATTCCGTCGCTAAATGGAGCATTTAAGAATGTCAAAAATTTAGAAAGTATTACGTTAATAAAAGATAATTGTGAGATTAAAGAAGGCGATTTGGATGGGTTGGTCAACCTGGACACCTTCAGATGTTATAAAGTGAAAACACAATTAACCAAAAGGCTGTTACAGGATCTTCGGAAGTTAGAAAGATTATCTGTGGTAGAAGGTCGCATAGGAAACGTTCCTAGTGATGCTTTCCAAAACAATCCAGGTAATTTGATATATTATTAACTAAGTATCTAAAGTGTTGAGTTTATCTTGGCATATATTTAcactattttgaatatttttttataatttgttagaAGTTTTGGTAAATCTATCATTCCagcatttattattatttcgaaTTAAGTCCGGTTTTTTCTTCTATAAGGGGTTTATTGGTGTGTATAATTTTTTTCACACAAATAGGGTAAATGATACAGTCGTTGGCCATGCTATAGTGATTGGCCATgttaacataaatttataaatattaagaatcTCTGCTGTTACTAAAATAAATCAATTCTACAGAATAATTTTGACAACGTCGCTTAATGTTCACCTAAAGTTTCATCTGGCTACAGTAACAATAAAGTGCTTAAAGGTTGTGATTACTTCTTGCTGTCGCCAGTTTAGTTGTTCACAGGTAAAATCTTACGAATTTCTTAAGGATTGGACACTTGTTTTTGATCCATTATAAAGTTAATCGTTGTAGATATAGATATAATTTAGCATGATATATTAAACTAAGGTTCTAACTGATCAAATTTTAGGCTCCAAACATTTTTAGATAACAAAAAACGCGCGAATTTATTATGCCAATAACTATAtcaataatttagatatataaacagttattggCCGACCGGCCAATTACTGTgataaatttctaaaataaactttCAGATATAATTTGTTTTCCATAAAAACGGGCACTCTAAATTACATTATTCTTATTGTCACCTTTAAATATTCCAAGAGTAAACAGTCGTTGGCCGTAGGCTAATTACTATAATTCAATGTGGCCAATCACTATCGCAAtcctttttttttcagttataacatGCCAAAGGTCTATGAAGGTATTtcttccaaaaaaaaatataaagaagcaGATATAATTACGGCTTTGGAGTCTATTGAAAATGGTATGAGTCAAAGAGAAGCTTCCAAGTTATATCAGATTCCTCGAGCAACACTTCAGTTCCGGTCAAGTGTcagatttaataataaagtttctCTTAGACCTCACCCAGTATTAACTTCAGAAGAAGAAGCAGTTCTAGAAAGATGGATTTTGACCTCATACAAGAAAGGATTTCCTCGTAGAATGGAAGACATTCAAGCTTCTGTGAAATATTTCCTTGACGCAGCTCCTAGAGAAAATCCGTTTAAAGATAACCATCCAGGAAGAAGATGGTACTCTTTCCTAAAACGTCACCCAAATATAACTAGCATTCTAAGAACCGCAGAAGGAATAACAGCAGCTAGCTCAGTTGTAGCCGAAGCAGACATAAGAAACTGGTTTACTAGTGTAGAAGACTATTTAAAGGAAAAACAATTATTTGAGATTCTTGAATATCCCAGCAGAATCTACAATGAAGACGAAACCTGTTTTTGGCTTTGCCCAAAGAACAAAGAGCTTGTTGTTTGAACCTGTTTTGGCTTGCACTAAGAGGAGCGAAAAACGTTTATGAAATACAACatcatttaaaaaacaatatcacagtGATGTTTACATTTTCAGCTTGTGGTGTTGTGACCCCACCTATAATTAATTATCTATGATTACAAAAGACTGCCAGCTGAAATTGTTAAATCTGTACCTGACACCTGCGGAATTGGATACGGTGATAACGGTTAGATGAAAAATACTTAAGCTGTTCTACGAATATATAGGAAACATTCTTTATCCCTACGTAAgcaaaaataacatcaaatttcCAATAGCCTTGTTCGTCGATGGTCACAGCACACATTTAACCTATGAAATAAGCGAATTATGCACAAAGCTACAGATAATTCTAATTGCTCTGTACCCTAACTCGACTCGAATCGTGCAACCTGCAGATGTGTCCATTTTTAAGCCCTTAAAAGAAGGATGGAAAAGTGCTGTATTAAAGTTTCGGAGAGAGCACCCTACTGAAGTTGTAACAAAGGACAATTTTGCTGCAGTTTAAATACAGTGGTTGATAATATAAAACGAGAAAATTTTAGAAATGGTTTTCGTGCCTGTGGGCTTTTCCCTTGGAATGTATCCGCAATTGATTATTCCAAATGCACTGGCAAGACAAAAGAACAAGATAGAGACACGGAAGTCAGTAAAATTACAttcgaaacatttaaaaaaattgttggagAGGAAAAAATGGAAAGGCTTAAAAACTTTGTTGAAAGTGATGCATATAATTCCGATTTTTTGACGTTGTATTATATTTACAAAGAATTTTTGGAGACAAGTCCACCCGTGAATACTGATCAACTGGAAGATATGGATAAAGTATAAGATACAGAGCAGCAAGGAGGAACGGACTAATTTCATGGGACGATCCAATCTGAAATCTGTGAGCCAGAATTAACTCTTGAAATCAGAAATTTACAGGATGAAAAAAATGAGGGTTTTATTAAGCATACTTTGGAAATTATCGTAAATGAGCAAATGTTTGACATTGAAAATATTCCTATTCTAATAGAAGAAAATACTAGCTTCGACAACCAAATGCCTAACACTTCATCGCTCACCTCTAAACACGTCTTATTAAATAAGTCGTCTTCATCAATCAGCGATTATGTTATTTGGCCGAAAACTCCTGAAAGGAAAGAAAAAGAGAGACGGAGAAACTACCATTTGTTCTGACTTCCTCCGTTATGAAAAaggcaattaaagaaaaaatggcTTTAAAAAAAAGAACTGGAGATGAAAAAGGAGAAACGTAAGACTGAAAGGTTgaacaaaaaagaactaaaaggaaaacaaattaataaaaaaaagcagGAACAAAAAGAAAGCCTAAACATAATTATACAGAACGATCACCAAACAACACTAACGTTAACTTGTTTTACCAACGTCACCAACGTAACGAAAACCTTGCCAAAAATGGACTTCCAAGATAGCCTTGAAAACATCCAAAGTTGTCTTACTATTGTGCcagaaaaatcaaaaagaaaGCTGTTTAGTGACAACAATCAAGATGGAATCATTAACACGAATATGGTTATTATTACACCATCAGCTCCTAATCCATTTAAGAACAAAACTATACACACTGGACTGTGCTATACGTGTGTTAATAATATAACACGTAGTCAATATGgagtaaaatttttaaattgttccaAAACATACCATATAAAATGTATTTCCAAAAATAAGATGAAATCCTTCGAAATGGAGAACTTTTTGTGTAACGTTTGTTTCGACAAGATAACATTGTAATTGGTTTGTAATTTCTGgcatttattaaacatttttgaaaccaaattcgtctttgatcactaaaattatatataatttttaatggttttttagttttttaaccaaaattaaaatAACGCAGGTAGGAtacataaataagaaaaatatgtacctaAGATAACTTAGCCCCTTACTGGTGGCCAATTACTATCTACTTACTATGCCaatcattatcaaaattaggCCAATCACTATAAAATCTGCTTTTCCaagaataaaacttttttttataaatattaaacatttttaaataataaatgacATACAGAGTCATAAAGAGGATACTTTAGTCTAATATTTagtgtattatttaaatatatggtttttaatacaaattaatGCCTTACACATTTATCAAACTCCAATGCTTAAGTGGCCAATCACTGTAATCTTTACCCTATTTGGAAAACTGCACTGAAAtcatattgttttaaaatttgtcatcGAAATACttggttttaaataaataaacaggtTTTATTATTGGGTTGAACTTTAAATTCCCAATCGAAGAGGACATCCAAGCACCAGCAGATAACCTATGAGTCACGCAGCAAGAATCTTATTTTAGAAGCAAAGGACATAGATTAAACTACTTTATCCTGAGACTTTTATCATCGAGTTCGTCACACCTTGGTCTCGAACTGACGAATCACATTTGCTGACTTCCTTGGCATGCAGCAGTCTATCAATTCATTCGAAGTTCTTTGTCTTGTATAGAGCAGCCTCAGTTTTACACTTATGGTAATCTTCTCATTTACTACTATATTATCAAAATTCCCTCAAAATCAAAACtcttttataaaagaaaaaattgacTCTCAAAATTTTTCGCATAAATTATTTTCCTTTATAGATATAACAGTCTTAGAATTGGAAGATAGTTCAATAAAAACGATCGAACCCGGAACTTTTGACAATCTCCAAAAATTGGATCGGCTTGACATTAAATCCACAGATCTACAGACTTTCGATGTGAACTtaacaaaacaatttaaaagCCTTAATTCATTAGGCATTCCCGCTAGAACTCTTAAAGGGCTGGAtgtaaaaaaattgttagagAATTGCCCAAAGCTGTTTACCTTCAATTTCAAGCGTAATGATGTATCGTGTCCCGAAGTGAAATCTTTATTTGATGAAATTGAAAAAACTGGAAGATACATGGGTGTAGCTTATATGAGTGATGACGATGGAAAAACTTGTTAACACATAAACGTAGATAATAAATTactatataaattataaattggaCTTAATAATTCTTTTTACCTAGTCCTTctcttaattatttattatcatcaCAATAATTTGTGAACATTTGATatctatgtattttttaaaaacacCTAAGCGCTGCCTTGGTTATTTacaactatagtttatttttatgaacgagagagtaattagcataattttaactggtagctccgaccactccatgggcgtgctcaagattaattgaaaaattactttgaataattgtaaaaaataaatgtattatttcagtgttataaagtgttatgtgtatgtaaacaaaagtgacctcttttatcacacactatattagaactgactggcctacattaaaaagggttttaaaaaattcacattttttttaatttttaaaaattacagaagagaaaaagagtttttaaaaccgtctaaggtatgttaaataaatgaataaaaatattaatataaaacttacagctacttgttacaaatccaaatcagattcagaagatgaactttcagaaccaagatttataataactggctcgatcattttatcagtaatattgtccagcttccacattttttcctcttctttaatagtgtgatttactgccttttcccagttttcaggttttacattatttacggcctccaaaaacaactatttaacatcatgaattttaaaagtggtattttttcttgaaacttcactctttatctgtgcccataccagttcaatcgggtttaattcacaatgatatggtggggatctaagtactgtcattccacgatttttggcaatttcatcaatttcgtattttttaaatttttctttatgaagggcacacaacgaataaagttcctttcttatagatccgtgatggtacgtaatattttttgaactcagccaattctgcaagtctttttttaaccacttggttgtgggcagtccttctataagtctggagtgataacttgcattatccattactattacacagttcttaggaagaagatctatcatttgttcgaaccattcttgaaagacatcagcgttcatgtcttcatggtagtcaccggtacgagttgatttaaaagttaataaaccaccttcaacaaaaccgtctaaactgccaatgtgtactattatcagcctgcgtccctttcctgatggtgggtttaaaccagtagataagttatttacaaaagcgtgcctttgacttgtaacagtttcatcctgccaaa from Diabrotica undecimpunctata isolate CICGRU chromosome 4, icDiaUnde3, whole genome shotgun sequence encodes:
- the LOC140440373 gene encoding uncharacterized protein, encoding MLKLLIFGLFYVHTIFADDGYKCRVDTTHAEFNDTSIYCRNLKLDDKELPLDGPVPSTKMVEIHLVDCTGKIDENSFPKLRGVLTFINIYKADLEKFVLPEIPKLTYIGITGSKIPSLNGAFKNVKNLESITLIKDNCEIKEGDLDGLVNLDTFRCYKVKTQLTKRLLQDLRKLERLSVVEGRIGNVPSDAFQNNPDITVLELEDSSIKTIEPGTFDNLQKLDRLDIKSTDLQTFDVNLTKQFKSLNSLGIPARTLKGLDVKKLLENCPKLFTFNFKRNDVSCPEVKSLFDEIEKTGRYMGVAYMSDDDGKTC